The DNA region ATGGGTATCTAATCATCATGTATTTTGATGAAACGCCCAAATTATGTAGAGTATATATAAGTGTGCAATTTGCAATTTACCTTAACTTTGTAAAAGCATCGAGAAATTGGATGGTTCGTATTGCCAAAAGAGTCAAACATATCAGTCGattcaagaagagaaacCCTATGGAGTTTCTGTTCTTAACCACTTTCGTCCTTCGGTAATAAGGTAGTAATCATGTGAAGTTAAAGATACTAACAAAATGGTTATGTTTTTGATTAGAATATAAGTAATTACTATTGACCCTCAAATGTACTGGTTTGAAATTCATACGAACTCGAGTTTTATAAACCCATTTGAAAAGGAGATaaagaatattattgaattaaAAGTAAAATATCTCCTCGTAAGATATAAGACTAAAATTATACCGACAATGCCacgatattgaaaatgatgaagttgTAATTTATGCTAATAAATTCAAGTAAATTTTAAAACAAACTTAGTATTTGTAagttttaatttcttgaattgcATTACCATGAATGTCAATTTCGGTAGATTCACTACGGTAAATCTGAGTTGGACCATTTTGATCGAAAGGATGTTCTTTAGCGTATTGGAAAGTTTCTAGGATAGCCAACTTAACTTTTTCTAAAGTTTCCTCGGAGACTTGGTAGTGGAAAGAGACTCTACCACCCATTAACTTGACGTTATATTTAAGACCTTTCTTGACAAGGACATCTGGGTCCATCATAGCTTTTCTTAAATCGATGAAGACGAAATTGGTGTCAGCTGGAGATTCCAATGGGATACCATTTGCTTTACAGAAAGCAGCTAAATTAGCAGCTAGACGGTGAGAGTAAGCCAATCTTGCCTTCCAGTCAGTGTTGATGTTGTAAAGAGCCATCTTCGCCATGATACCAGATTGCCTAATACCACCACCTTGTTGTTTTCTAATATGGTTACAtcttttaatgaatttcaaatcacCGACTAAGACAGAACCCATTGGAGCACCAATAGATTTAGAAAGACAGATGGAGATGGAATCGAAAATTTCACCGTATTGTTTTAGTGGAACATCGGCAGCGATGGCAGCATTCCAGATTCTGGCACCATCACAATGTAATTTGATACCATTTTCTAAACACCAACCTTTAATTCTGATTAATTCCTTTAATGGGTAGACGATACCGTGTAGAGTGTTCTCCAAAGAGATGACTTTAGTTGGGGCACCGTGAATATCACCATCATCTGGGATGTAGTGAGATTTGATATCTTCTAAAGTCATGTAGTTACCGTTTGAAGGAATAACAGGGACAACCATAGCTTGAGATAAGATAGCTAGACCGGCAGCCTCATGAGTGTAGACATGAGCTCTGTAGTCACAAAGGATGGTGTAAGGAGGCTGGAATAGGTGACATCTTAAAGcaatttgatttgaaagagtACCTGAAACACAGAATAGACCAGATTCTTTACCGGCCAATTTAGCGACAGTTTTTTCTAATCTTGCGGTATCGATATCTTCACCATAGACAGCGTCACCACAGGAGGCAGAAAGAGCGTATTTGATCATTTCTGGGGTTGGAGTGGTGAAAGTGTCTGAACGTAAATCGTTAGCAGGAGAGACATATTCTGGAGGTAAATCCATAACTTCAGTAGTCATTGTATAGTTTGTGTAATATAGATAGATGAGGAGGATAAGCAAAGAAGAAgtaaaatttaatgaaaacaGTTACTAAGTATCTAAGTGTTGTGTAGAATGagatatttatatataacagAGTGGGTACACTTTTACGAATGAGTAATTTTTTCGAGAGATGAGAGGTGTTCCTGGAACGTAATTTGTaatactgaaaaaaaatttttgcgGTTTGGAACCTTTTGGTGGGAAAATTATTCCAGGCGGGCAGTGGAAATTTTCCTGGCGGGGCAGCGAGAAATTCCACACgggaatatttttttcttcagtgTAGAATTTTGCTCAAATTCAGGCTGAGGTGAGACAATTTTAGGCAGACGGGCAGAGAAAGATGCTCTCGTTCCTTTTTCTGCAAATGAATATCCGAATACGGAAACTGGAGGTGGCTCTTCCCGGAACAGGAAAGATCCTCGTCATCGATTTCTTTTTAAggcaattttttttctttttttgcccTTTCGGGTGTTTGACGGTGCCGCGTCGTGGTGCGTGATGGAGGTTTACGAGTTTGTGTGGATGTTTACCCGGCTGTGGCATCAATGACCCTTTTTCTTGTGGCATGAACTCGTGGCATTTGCCGTACTCTGTGGCATTGCATTTGCCACAGCgaaataattcaattgcGGAAACTCAAGAAGAACCATTAGAAAAGGCCCAGGAACACCACTCTCCCAATCCAGAACATACCATTACTTTAAAAACAATAACGCTCACGCACCCATGGCCATTCCTCCTGGTAGAAACACTGCTGCTAGTGATCAAAGACTCGAATTTCTAAGGAAAGTTGCAGAGCTAAATCACGTTAATACACCATTAAAAAAACTGCATTACAAGAAAGTTAACAAGAGACATAAATCAGTGAAACAACTTCTCTCTGatgaaaacaaaagaatCAATGCAGTGCTCAGTTCTGAAGTCAAGCCCAAAGTCAACGTCACCTATTTCACTTTGAACGCTCCGCCTTCTCTAAGGCCAGCCAAGAAATACTGTGATATTACTGGTCTAAAAGGCAATTACAAGTCCCCCACAAACAACCTCAGATACCACAATTCTGAAATCTATCAAGCTGTCATCAAACCAATGCCATCCGGTATTGATCAAGagtatttgaaattgagaGGCGCAAACTTCGTCCTCAAATAAGGATAGAATAGGTCATTTTTTCTCCCAATTGCATTCGTCCAACTCCCATTCACTACGCCTTCACGCATCTCCTATATGTGCTGCTGTAAATATATAGACGCTTCACATACTATATACCATAATATATACTGGTTTCGATTTTTCTTACAAATATCGCAtagtgaaaaattcaatattgaagagGACAAATAATAGCATTTCAAACTACTCTCAACAGACCATATTTGATTCAGACAAGAGACCAACCCTATCAAGAAGCTTTTCCTGTTCATATTATCCTTCTCTGCTTTCTTGCTGCCCATAGAGTTTTTGCTGCTTCTTTGTACCTGCAGAAACGATGACGCTACATTCATTTTGCATATCGTTGGCTATCCTGTGGCTGCTCCTCAGATTATACAAATTTCTGTCCATTCCTGTCTCTGAGATCGTCAATACTCTTAATATAAAGACCCCTCCAGCCGTTAAAGTGTCTATCGACAAGATTTCGTCGACTTCAATAACGATACATTGGGAAAATGAACCCACAATAAACAATTCTGACAATTACATATCATATTTCTTACTCTACATGAACAATTCACAGGTTGCTATATTCCCAAACAATCCAAAATCACTATACACATGTTGCTCTATCACGAATCTAACTTCGCAAACGCAATACCAATTGGATTTCATTACTGTAAATAATATGGGATTTGTCAATAAAGTTCCATCCATCTATTGTATGactaaagaaaagaataatgTTGAGTATACTAATGAAGAATCAGGTTTGAAAGATAGAGAATGGAGACGTAATCCAGTGACTTCAAGGGTAACTAGGACACCTTCAAATGATTCTCCAGTAATGGAAAGTAACGACTCAAATCCTAATACATACACAAATTTGACctctttgaaagatttggaaaattattcaattgatgatttgaagaagattttgatttgcTCACAAGAGTATCTACATGATGTattggcaaaaaaaaatgtcttGGCCAATGATTTCAGAGATACCAAGCTAGGTTTAGAATTAGAACTAGAGAATTTAAAAATCCAATGGTCtcatgaaattgaattcaaaagatctttaaaatcaaatattaaatctttagaaaattcaaaattattatctgatttgaaatttgaaaaattgcaggaaaaaattgagaattCTAAAACCAAAATTACTAAAATGAAAAACGACATTGATCGTTGGAATGAATTGGAGCAAGACGatttaaatttggattatcttaaagaaaaatatgacaAAATGATTAATGATAAAACTAACTCTCTGAAGGAAATGGATGATAAAGTAAAAGCATTACAAGAAGAgattattttcaaagatgatgaaaataagaaattaAATGTCTTGAAAAGAACTTCTTCCTCAACGACCTTGGACGATTTAAATAAACCTTCCTCCaatgatttattcaatagTAATCAAATGACAAGTATATTAAAGAAACTTGATGAGTGTTCCAACGAAAAAACTGGCTTATCAAATGTTAAGGGAGAAGATCATTTGTCGAAACtaaatgaaaatagtaTGCTGGGAAAACTAATTAATGAACAACTGataattgataataataatgaatatcTATGGAAATCCACCAAAACAAATCTTATCAAAAGAATAAGCTCTTTACAGGATAAgttcaatgaaatcatGGTACAAAACAACCGATTAAAGGCAACTATATACGCGCAACCATATGCTGTTAACAATAACGCACCCGTTGAAGCGACGCCTCCACATTTCCTACCAAACATAGCTACATCAAACTCAAGCTCAAATCTAGCTCTTTTGAACAGTAAAAGAGGTCAAACTGCTAAACCGCTACTTTCAGCATTCAATGTTAGTTCTAGCGATAATAGTCCTCAATACCAGGATGCGGCTgcatcaaatttaaatcaaGTTAATCCGTCGTTAATTGTATCGAATTCGAGTCAGCAAGGTTATTTGTCACCTATGAGCTCCAACACAGCATCATTTTTACCAAGCAATAACAACCCAAACATGTTACATGACGATACCATTGGACATCCTTGGGGATTTTCATCCCCACAAGCTCCTATTCAACCACAGAGAAATGAGGAGGATCAGACTTTTGAGTATGATGATGCTAATCATTTAATTATGGGATTACAAGATATTATATATGATGAAACAGAATATCCTGAATCTATTAGcaattattcaaaagtaTTCACTACAGATCAATTAGACAGCTACTGGACAGATCCAAAGAGAAATGCTAGCGGTAGTAACAACCATAAAAAAGAGCTTCCAGAACAATTAAGGAGTCCACTACCTTCCTCGTACAACAACGATGTCTTTATATCTCCTTCGTCGATGCAGACACCCATGAATGGCACCACTTTGAGCTCAAGTATCTCTCATAAACCATTTGGTGTTGATGGATTCACCACAAGTCCTTATTACAATGGTACGGATACCaatcatcaaataaatCTCGCATTACCACTGCATGACTCCTACGCAACCCAATCAACTGAACTTGATCCCTTGGCCGTTAGCGAAAGCACCAACGTTAATCCCGACGAGACAATCACAGAAGGTGACGAAATGGCAGCTAACCATGATGCAACCATATTCCATTCaccttctttcaatttcatgtGGCATAATACCAAATCACCTCGCAAGACGTCGTCGGGCAGTGACGCTCAACGTCATAAGAGAAATAAGAGCAATAGTAGTAGTAGGTCAAGTTGGAGCAATAAACTATCGCTGAGACACAAAAGCACAAGCAAACCATCTATGGTAATCGACGAAGCTACTAATGCGTCGGTGAGTTCCGGTGATTCTGTGAAGAAAGAAGGTAACGATGCGGCTAATGAAGAACACGCTAATAGTGGCAGAAAAATGTCAAAACTACTATCGAGAAGCACAATGAATAGCATTTTCAAGCTCTCTTCTCATGATTCGCATTCTCCTTCCACTCAGCAATCGtaagtatatatataaacttTATTTAACTAACTTGTAACTATAGTCtatgaattttttgctATTTTGCAGCTCTTTGGATTTCTcgagaagaaaaagaaaaagaaaacacaTAACGAAGAAACATTTATGATGAAATACAGTCATTTCTTAAATTGAAGACACAGGATTGTAACGCGTACATACTGTCTGCTAAATTTGCTATGGCACGTCTGTTGAGGAATTACCGTGTCCTGATAGCCGCTTTGGCTACAGTGATGCTTATTTTACTTTTGAAAGCATCATCTAATTCACCGACATCCATCGATATTTCAAGATCGGTTGCATCTGGTATTAGTAGACTAGAGAATCCAAACGAAGCTGATGATAGCGTTTCCGCACTTCCTATTTCCAACACATCTGGTTTCGTTGCTGATGAAAAGACAGACTCAAAGAATCCTGAGTTAACAAATGCGTTGAAATCAGCTACAGGTGCCAACTGTGATGAAAAAGACACGCAGTTTGTTATCATGGTTGATGCTGGTTCCACTGGTTCCCGTGTTCATATCTATGAATTTAACACTTGTACCTCCCCACCAACCTTAGTGAAAGAAACTTTTGATATGTTAAAGCCTGGTCTATCATCTTTTGATACAGATTCTATCGGTGCCGCTAATTCTTTAGATCCTTTACTACAAAAGGCTCTAGATGTAATTCCACTTGACAAGCGAAGCTGTACGCCAATAGCAGTGAAAGCCACAGCAGGTTTGAGACTTTTGGGGGAAGCCAAGAGTGACAAAACTTTAGCTGCTGTCAGATCACATTTAGAGAACGATTATCCATTTGCTGTTGTCAAAGGTGATGGGATTTCTATTATGAGcggtgaagaagaaggtgtCTATGCATGGGTTACCACCAATTATTTGTTGGGTAACATTGGCAGTAAAGGTGATAAATTACCAACTACTGCAGTTTTCGATTTAGGTGGAGGTTCCACACAAATTGTTTTCGAACCAAGTTTTCctccaaatgaaaaaatggtTGAAGGAGAATACAAGTATGATCTATCCTTTGGTGGACACGATTATTCATTATACCAATTTTCCCATTTGGGCTATGGTTTAATGCAAGGTAGAAACAAGATAAACGCTGTTCTTGTAGAGACTGCTATTAAAGACAACAAGATTACTAAGGGTGATACCACGACAACACACCAATTGGTTTCTCCGTGTTTACCACCTGGTGTTTCTGCTTTGAAAGAGACAGTCAAGTTGGAGGACGGTAGTACATATCTCGTTGATTTTGAAGGGCCAAAGGTTGCAACGGGCGCACAATGTAGATTCATTGCTGATAGCATCTTGAATAAGGATGCTGTCTGTTCACAACCACCTTGTTCATTTAATGGTGTTCACCAACCTTCTTTGGTTCGTACTTTCAAGGAAACTAGTGATCTTTACATTTTCTCCTACTTTTATGACAGAACTCGTCCACTAGGTATGCCATTATCATTCactttgaatgaattgTATGATCTATCAAGAATGGTGTGCAATGGTGAAGAAGTCTGGGAGAGTGCATTTGCTAACATCGATGGCTCAATCgcagaattgaaaaatgatcCACATTTCTGTCAGGATTTAACATTCCAGGTCTCCTTATTGCATACGGGTTATGATATTCCATTACATAGAGAACTAAGAACCGCGCAAACAATCAACAATAATGAGTTAGGCTGGTGTTTAGGTGCATCCTTACCATTGTTAGAAGGAACCAATTGGAGTTGTAAGCTGTCCAAGGCCATGTAAGCGGACATTTCAAGTATTTATATAGTGTTttataatttcaagaagacATTTCAAACATAACATGCCCTGTGATTCAGTGCAGTGTCTTTATTTGGCTCATAAGTAGCTCCTGTACAAGATCTTGGCCAGTACGATTCCTCATCGCCTAGCATTGGCAATCAGGCAGCTACGAAAATGGTTCGAGTTTCTCGCAGAAGCTATGACACCAACCAATCTACCAAGCAGGATGATCACTAGCCTCGATTTAGATGGCAAGTCCCAGCAAGAGAAATACTTCTTCTGCTCCGTCTTGAATAACGTCATGTTCCCACTATAAAAGGTCTTCGGGCAGTGattttcgaaaattatTGTATAAAAAACGGAAGccatcaagaaaaaattcaacaaatcCTTGATTAATTTACTACTTTACCGATTCAAAGAGCCAGTAACTATTGTATTAGCTTTTGAAGTGAGATATTTCGAGAACACTAgaagtttcattttctataaattCTCAAGAACATTGCTAACTAGATTGATCAGAGCTAGATATTATCGATTTACCCATTTTACGCACcctattttgaaaagacGTTTTGAGTCCCTGAACAGAACCTATAATTAAGTAAAGCTCAGGTAGTATG from Kazachstania africana CBS 2517 chromosome 5, complete genome includes:
- the GDA1 gene encoding guanosine diphosphatase (similar to Saccharomyces cerevisiae GDA1 (YEL042W); ancestral locus Anc_1.485); its protein translation is MARLLRNYRVLIAALATVMLILLLKASSNSPTSIDISRSVASGISRLENPNEADDSVSALPISNTSGFVADEKTDSKNPELTNALKSATGANCDEKDTQFVIMVDAGSTGSRVHIYEFNTCTSPPTLVKETFDMLKPGLSSFDTDSIGAANSLDPLLQKALDVIPLDKRSCTPIAVKATAGLRLLGEAKSDKTLAAVRSHLENDYPFAVVKGDGISIMSGEEEGVYAWVTTNYLLGNIGSKGDKLPTTAVFDLGGGSTQIVFEPSFPPNEKMVEGEYKYDLSFGGHDYSLYQFSHLGYGLMQGRNKINAVLVETAIKDNKITKGDTTTTHQLVSPCLPPGVSALKETVKLEDGSTYLVDFEGPKVATGAQCRFIADSILNKDAVCSQPPCSFNGVHQPSLVRTFKETSDLYIFSYFYDRTRPLGMPLSFTLNELYDLSRMVCNGEEVWESAFANIDGSIAELKNDPHFCQDLTFQVSLLHTGYDIPLHRELRTAQTINNNELGWCLGASLPLLEGTNWSCKLSKAM
- the IES6 gene encoding Ies6p (similar to Saccharomyces cerevisiae IES6 (YEL044W); ancestral locus Anc_1.488), with protein sequence MAIPPGRNTAASDQRLEFLRKVAELNHVNTPLKKLHYKKVNKRHKSVKQLLSDENKRINAVLSSEVKPKVNVTYFTLNAPPSLRPAKKYCDITGLKGNYKSPTNNLRYHNSEIYQAVIKPMPSGIDQEYLKLRGANFVLK
- the GTA1 gene encoding Gta1p (similar to Saccharomyces cerevisiae YEL043W; ancestral locus Anc_1.487), encoding MTLHSFCISLAILWLLLRLYKFLSIPVSEIVNTLNIKTPPAVKVSIDKISSTSITIHWENEPTINNSDNYISYFLLYMNNSQVAIFPNNPKSLYTCCSITNLTSQTQYQLDFITVNNMGFVNKVPSIYCMTKEKNNVEYTNEESGLKDREWRRNPVTSRVTRTPSNDSPVMESNDSNPNTYTNLTSLKDLENYSIDDLKKILICSQEYLHDVLAKKNVLANDFRDTKLGLELELENLKIQWSHEIEFKRSLKSNIKSLENSKLLSDLKFEKLQEKIENSKTKITKMKNDIDRWNELEQDDLNLDYLKEKYDKMINDKTNSLKEMDDKVKALQEEIIFKDDENKKLNVLKRTSSSTTLDDLNKPSSNDLFNSNQMTSILKKLDECSNEKTGLSNVKGEDHLSKLNENSMLGKLINEQLIIDNNNEYLWKSTKTNLIKRISSLQDKFNEIMVQNNRLKATIYAQPYAVNNNAPVEATPPHFLPNIATSNSSSNLALLNSKRGQTAKPLLSAFNVSSSDNSPQYQDAAASNLNQVNPSLIVSNSSQQGYLSPMSSNTASFLPSNNNPNMLHDDTIGHPWGFSSPQAPIQPQRNEEDQTFEYDDANHLIMGLQDIIYDETEYPESISNYSKVFTTDQLDSYWTDPKRNASGSNNHKKELPEQLRSPLPSSYNNDVFISPSSMQTPMNGTTLSSSISHKPFGVDGFTTSPYYNGTDTNHQINLALPLHDSYATQSTELDPLAVSESTNVNPDETITEGDEMAANHDATIFHSPSFNFMWHNTKSPRKTSSGSDAQRHKRNKSNSSSRSSWSNKLSLRHKSTSKPSMVIDEATNASVSSGDSVKKEGNDAANEEHANSGRKMSKLLSRSTMNSIFKLSSHDSHSPSTQQS
- the GLY1 gene encoding threonine aldolase GLY1 (similar to Saccharomyces cerevisiae GLY1 (YEL046C); ancestral locus Anc_1.489) codes for the protein MTTEVMDLPPEYVSPANDLRSDTFTTPTPEMIKYALSASCGDAVYGEDIDTARLEKTVAKLAGKESGLFCVSGTLSNQIALRCHLFQPPYTILCDYRAHVYTHEAAGLAILSQAMVVPVIPSNGNYMTLEDIKSHYIPDDGDIHGAPTKVISLENTLHGIVYPLKELIRIKGWCLENGIKLHCDGARIWNAAIAADVPLKQYGEIFDSISICLSKSIGAPMGSVLVGDLKFIKRCNHIRKQQGGGIRQSGIMAKMALYNINTDWKARLAYSHRLAANLAAFCKANGIPLESPADTNFVFIDLRKAMMDPDVLVKKGLKYNVKLMGGRVSFHYQVSEETLEKVKLAILETFQYAKEHPFDQNGPTQIYRSESTEIDIHGNAIQEIKTYKY